In Sodalis ligni, a single genomic region encodes these proteins:
- a CDS encoding ABC transporter permease translates to MLIVANFLSDRFYSPENITNVLRQSVPLGLAAIGMLFVILTGGIDLSVGSIMALVSVAVALLIPEIGVLPAIVAGVGIATLVGAAAGCLVTFFNIAPFISTLAMMTIARGLALIVSKGQPIFIDDVSYVNFGTGYLFGLPLPVYVFIAFALIAHFVYQYTVFGRLVISIGSNETATRFAGVRVDWYKFAVYALSGLACGLAGVLASTRTGVGSPVMSIGFELDVIAAVVVGGASLAGGKGTVVNTIIGVLILSIISNLMNLMNISGYNQQVVKGAIIIIAVMLESFKSRARA, encoded by the coding sequence ATGCTGATTGTCGCCAATTTTTTATCCGATCGGTTTTATAGCCCGGAAAATATCACCAATGTGCTCAGGCAAAGCGTACCGCTGGGGCTGGCGGCTATCGGTATGCTGTTTGTTATCCTCACCGGCGGCATCGACTTGTCGGTAGGGTCGATCATGGCCTTGGTGTCGGTGGCCGTGGCGCTGTTGATTCCGGAAATCGGCGTGCTGCCGGCCATTGTTGCGGGGGTGGGTATCGCCACTCTGGTGGGGGCGGCGGCCGGCTGCCTGGTGACCTTTTTCAATATCGCGCCGTTTATATCCACCCTGGCCATGATGACCATCGCCCGCGGTTTGGCGCTGATTGTGTCCAAGGGCCAGCCGATATTTATCGATGACGTTTCCTATGTTAATTTCGGCACCGGCTATTTGTTCGGACTGCCGCTGCCGGTCTATGTGTTTATCGCTTTTGCCCTTATCGCCCATTTCGTTTATCAGTATACGGTATTCGGGCGGCTGGTGATTTCCATCGGTTCCAATGAAACCGCCACGCGCTTTGCCGGCGTGCGGGTGGATTGGTACAAATTCGCCGTTTATGCCCTAAGCGGGTTGGCCTGCGGCCTGGCGGGAGTTTTGGCATCCACCCGTACCGGAGTGGGTTCGCCGGTAATGTCCATCGGTTTCGAACTGGACGTCATCGCGGCGGTGGTGGTAGGGGGCGCCAGCCTGGCGGGGGGCAAGGGGACGGTGGTGAATACCATTATCGGCGTGCTGATCTTGAGCATCATCTCCAATCTGATGAACCTGATGAATATCTCCGGCTACAACCAGCAGGTGGTGAAAGGGGCGATCATTATCATCGCCGTGATGCTGGAGAGCTTTAAATCCCGGGCGCGGGCATGA
- a CDS encoding FGGY-family carbohydrate kinase, with protein MTCLLGIDIGTTSTIGILIRPPDRVLGIVSRPVRLSSPQPGWTEEDPGQWWSNVGDICRELLAIAALDPHEIAGIGVTGMLPAVVLLDDGGNLLRPSIQQSDGRCGEQVAEIRAEQDEKAFIARSGNGINQQLVGAKIRWLERHEPQVYQRIATVFGSYDYINWKLTGEKAVEQNWALEAGFVNIATHELDDGQIALAHLPRLTVPRLVRSHDILGVVTPDAARWTGLAAGTPVIGGAADMIASALGAGVTRPGDALLKFGGSVDVLTAAADVYPDARLYLDYHLIPGLYMPNGCMSTGGSGLNWFAENFAGQHRAAAEEAGMSLHQYLDSLAQQKPPGADGVLCLPYFLGEKTPLHDPAARGVLFGLTLSHDAGHVWRALLEAYAYAIKHHVETLHDIGYPTRRYIVSDGGSASRLWMQIVADVLGAPLQRLTGHPGSCLGAAWAAAIGTGQSDDWNGAGAFVRFGELIQPDAGNHGCYGELYPRFRELYAQCKPLTGGGCK; from the coding sequence ATGACGTGTTTGCTGGGTATTGATATAGGAACGACGTCCACTATCGGCATCCTGATCCGGCCGCCGGATCGGGTGCTGGGCATTGTTTCCCGTCCGGTGCGGCTCTCGTCGCCCCAGCCGGGATGGACGGAGGAAGATCCCGGACAGTGGTGGAGTAACGTCGGCGACATCTGCCGTGAGCTGCTGGCGATCGCGGCGCTTGACCCCCACGAGATTGCCGGCATCGGCGTCACCGGTATGCTGCCCGCCGTGGTCCTGCTGGACGACGGGGGAAACCTGCTGCGCCCCAGCATCCAGCAAAGCGACGGGCGCTGCGGAGAGCAGGTGGCCGAAATCCGCGCTGAACAGGATGAAAAGGCCTTTATCGCCCGCAGCGGCAACGGCATCAATCAGCAACTGGTGGGGGCGAAAATTCGCTGGCTTGAACGGCATGAACCCCAGGTTTATCAACGCATAGCCACGGTATTCGGCTCCTATGATTATATCAACTGGAAGCTCACGGGCGAAAAAGCCGTTGAACAGAACTGGGCGCTGGAAGCGGGTTTTGTGAATATCGCCACCCACGAACTGGACGATGGGCAGATTGCCCTGGCCCACCTGCCGCGCCTAACGGTTCCCCGGCTGGTGCGTTCCCATGACATTCTCGGCGTCGTGACGCCCGACGCCGCGCGGTGGACCGGTCTGGCCGCCGGCACGCCGGTCATCGGCGGCGCGGCGGATATGATTGCCTCCGCCCTCGGCGCCGGGGTCACCCGGCCGGGGGATGCGCTGCTGAAATTCGGCGGGTCGGTGGATGTACTGACCGCGGCGGCGGACGTCTATCCCGATGCCCGCTTATACCTGGACTATCATCTGATTCCCGGACTGTATATGCCCAACGGCTGTATGTCCACCGGCGGCTCCGGCCTGAACTGGTTCGCGGAAAATTTTGCCGGCCAGCACCGGGCGGCGGCGGAAGAGGCGGGCATGTCACTGCACCAGTATCTCGATAGCCTGGCGCAGCAAAAGCCGCCGGGGGCCGACGGCGTGCTCTGCCTGCCCTATTTTCTCGGCGAAAAAACCCCGCTGCACGATCCGGCGGCGCGCGGCGTGCTGTTCGGGCTGACCCTTTCACACGACGCGGGCCACGTATGGCGCGCGTTGCTGGAAGCCTATGCCTACGCTATCAAGCATCATGTGGAAACCTTGCATGATATCGGTTATCCCACCCGCCGCTATATCGTCTCCGACGGCGGTTCCGCCAGCCGGCTGTGGATGCAAATCGTTGCCGATGTGCTCGGCGCGCCGCTGCAGCGTCTGACGGGACATCCCGGTTCTTGCCTTGGCGCCGCCTGGGCCGCCGCCATCGGCACCGGCCAAAGCGACGACTGGAACGGCGCCGGGGCCTTTGTGCGGTTCGGCGAACTTATACAGCCCGACGCCGGTAATCACGGTTGCTACGGCGAACTCTATCCCCGCTTTCGTGAGCTCTATGCCCAATGCAAACCCCTAACTGGGGGAGGATGCAAATGA
- the xylB gene encoding xylulokinase has translation MYLGIDLGTSEIKIVIIDDTGRLVAAEGEPLTVQRPHPQWSEQDPAQWWSATNLAIGRLRARHSDLWSRIRSIGLSGQMHGAVLLDEHDRVLRPAILWNDTRSAAECTVLTRLAPELHAVAGNLAMPGFTAPKLLWVAEHEPAVFAAVRTVLLPKDYLRLLMSGEKVSDMSDAAGTLWLDVAKRDWSDSILAACGLTRDNMPSLVEGSAPSACLKADVARAWGLSEQVVIAGGGGDNAASAVGIGAVNSGDAFISLGTSGVIFAVNDTFRPNPQSAVHAFCHALPGRWHQMSVMLTAASALRWLCQILGTHETALLEEVAALSLEEQSRAPIFLPYLSGERTPHNDPVASGSFHGLTHSTERAALAYAVLEGVAFGLDDGLDVMKQAGSHISQFFLIGGGARSPWWAQLIADVVKIPVVTHRDGAAGGALGAARLGWLAVGGNEAEVCRKPEVHARFEADAGRAGQLESRLKRYRLFYQQQVEARRLLP, from the coding sequence ATGTATCTCGGTATTGATTTAGGCACCTCGGAGATAAAAATCGTCATTATCGACGACACCGGCCGGCTTGTGGCCGCCGAGGGAGAGCCCCTTACGGTGCAGCGTCCCCATCCGCAATGGTCGGAACAGGATCCCGCCCAGTGGTGGTCGGCAACCAACCTGGCCATCGGCCGGCTGCGCGCCCGCCATTCGGATCTCTGGAGCCGGATCCGCAGCATCGGCCTTTCCGGCCAAATGCACGGCGCGGTATTGCTCGATGAGCATGATCGGGTGTTGCGTCCCGCCATTCTGTGGAACGACACGCGCAGCGCCGCAGAGTGTACCGTGCTGACCCGGCTGGCGCCGGAGCTGCATGCGGTGGCCGGCAACCTGGCCATGCCGGGATTCACGGCGCCGAAATTGCTGTGGGTGGCCGAACATGAACCGGCCGTTTTTGCCGCGGTCCGCACCGTGCTGCTGCCCAAGGATTATCTGCGGCTGCTGATGAGCGGCGAAAAGGTCTCCGATATGTCCGACGCCGCCGGCACCCTGTGGCTGGATGTGGCCAAACGGGATTGGTCCGATTCCATCCTGGCGGCCTGCGGGCTGACCAGGGACAACATGCCGTCGCTGGTGGAGGGATCGGCGCCGTCCGCCTGTCTCAAGGCCGACGTGGCGCGGGCCTGGGGCCTGTCCGAACAGGTAGTGATCGCCGGCGGCGGCGGTGACAACGCCGCCAGCGCGGTGGGCATCGGCGCGGTGAACAGCGGCGACGCCTTTATTTCACTGGGTACCTCCGGCGTGATTTTTGCCGTGAATGACACATTCCGGCCCAATCCGCAGTCTGCGGTGCACGCCTTTTGCCATGCCCTGCCGGGCCGCTGGCATCAGATGAGCGTCATGCTCACCGCCGCCAGCGCCCTTCGCTGGCTGTGTCAGATTCTCGGCACCCATGAAACCGCCCTGCTGGAAGAGGTTGCGGCGCTGAGTCTCGAGGAGCAAAGCCGGGCGCCGATTTTCCTGCCTTATCTGTCCGGTGAGCGCACGCCCCATAACGATCCGGTTGCCAGCGGCTCGTTCCACGGGCTGACCCATTCGACGGAACGCGCCGCGCTGGCTTATGCGGTGCTGGAAGGGGTGGCGTTCGGCCTGGATGACGGGCTGGATGTGATGAAGCAGGCGGGCAGCCATATCAGTCAATTTTTCCTGATCGGCGGCGGCGCCAGGAGTCCGTGGTGGGCGCAGCTGATAGCCGACGTGGTGAAGATTCCGGTGGTTACGCACCGCGACGGCGCTGCGGGCGGCGCGCTGGGAGCCGCGCGGCTGGGCTGGCTGGCGGTGGGCGGCAACGAAGCCGAGGTGTGCCGCAAACCGGAGGTACATGCCCGTTTTGAAGCCGACGCCGGACGCGCCGGGCAGCTGGAGAGCCGTTTGAAGCGCTACCGCCTGTTTTATCAGCAGCAGGTGGAGGCAAGAAGGCTGTTGCCTTAG
- a CDS encoding SDR family NAD(P)-dependent oxidoreductase: MSLDTSSPCQFPGLAGQAAVVTGGGAGIGRAIARSLMAQGVRVAIGDINEVTAKRTAAELGGETFGFHLDVRSRESVNEGFAKVNDAFGSFQILAANAGVSTMQHALKLTDEEWDFNFDVNARGIFLTNQIAARQFVAQGQGVIVNTASLAAKVGAPLLAHYSASKFAVLGWTQALARELAPKGIRVNAVCPGFVKTGMQSREVEWEAELRSVTPERVIEDYIAQTPLGRLETPEDVADVVTFLCSDAARFMTGQGVNVTGGVYTG, from the coding sequence ATGAGCCTCGATACTTCCAGTCCCTGTCAGTTCCCCGGCCTGGCCGGCCAAGCCGCGGTGGTGACCGGCGGCGGCGCCGGCATCGGCCGGGCCATTGCCCGCTCGCTTATGGCGCAGGGGGTCCGTGTGGCCATTGGCGACATTAACGAGGTTACGGCCAAACGCACCGCGGCGGAGCTGGGGGGCGAGACCTTCGGATTTCATTTGGACGTGCGCTCCCGCGAGTCGGTTAACGAGGGATTCGCCAAAGTGAACGATGCGTTCGGCAGCTTTCAGATCCTGGCGGCCAATGCCGGGGTATCCACCATGCAGCATGCGCTGAAGCTCACCGATGAAGAGTGGGATTTCAATTTTGACGTTAACGCGCGCGGCATCTTTCTGACCAATCAGATTGCCGCCCGGCAGTTCGTGGCCCAGGGTCAGGGGGTAATCGTCAATACCGCGTCGCTGGCGGCGAAGGTGGGCGCTCCGCTGCTGGCGCACTATTCCGCCAGCAAGTTCGCGGTGCTGGGCTGGACCCAGGCGCTGGCCAGGGAACTGGCTCCCAAAGGCATCCGAGTGAACGCCGTTTGCCCGGGATTTGTCAAAACCGGCATGCAGTCGCGTGAAGTGGAGTGGGAGGCCGAACTGCGGTCCGTCACGCCGGAGCGGGTCATTGAGGATTATATTGCGCAGACTCCGTTGGGACGGCTGGAAACACCCGAAGATGTGGCGGATGTGGTGACCTTTCTCTGCTCGGATGCGGCGCGCTTCATGACCGGGCAAGGCGTCAATGTCACCGGCGGTGTTTATACCGGCTGA
- a CDS encoding ABC transporter ATP-binding protein, with translation MASIELQQVSKIYQNNQYSVRDVNLKINDGEFVIFLGPSGCGKSTTLRMIAGLESITSGELRINGQNVNRVAPRDRNIAVVFQSYALYPHMTVAENMAFGLKMRGTPTAIIRQKVAETAAMLGLDQLLHRKPAALSGGQRQRVALGRAIVREPQAFLLDEPLSNLDAQLRAEMRTELIKLHRRLGKTMVYVTHDQVEAMTMGDRICIMRDGYLVQSGTPLEVYANPANTFVAQFLSSPPINLVSCIVRSRAGEIFLELDGGRLIRVSDYAQQHYRRHEGKPVTLGIRPEDFHARQHGAHWQPLPFNVTAVEALGAENIVTGTIDNVRFVVRLDRHTLPAPGERLTLYMDPDPLHLFDSHTGDVLSRPASPPFIN, from the coding sequence ATGGCTTCTATTGAATTGCAGCAAGTATCTAAAATCTATCAGAATAATCAATACAGCGTGCGCGACGTCAATCTGAAGATCAACGACGGCGAATTCGTGATATTCCTCGGCCCGTCCGGCTGCGGTAAATCCACCACCCTGCGCATGATTGCTGGTTTGGAAAGCATTACCTCCGGCGAGCTGCGCATAAACGGTCAAAACGTCAACCGGGTGGCGCCGCGCGACCGCAATATCGCGGTGGTATTCCAAAGCTATGCGCTGTATCCCCATATGACCGTGGCGGAAAATATGGCCTTCGGCCTGAAAATGCGCGGTACGCCGACGGCGATTATCCGGCAGAAGGTCGCTGAAACCGCCGCGATGCTGGGACTGGATCAGCTGTTGCACCGTAAACCCGCCGCGCTGTCCGGCGGCCAGCGCCAGCGGGTGGCGCTCGGCCGGGCCATTGTCCGCGAACCCCAGGCGTTTTTACTGGATGAGCCGCTGTCCAACCTGGATGCCCAGCTGCGTGCCGAAATGCGCACCGAACTGATAAAGCTGCATCGCCGTTTGGGTAAAACCATGGTTTATGTCACCCACGATCAGGTTGAGGCCATGACCATGGGGGATCGTATCTGCATCATGCGTGACGGATATCTGGTGCAAAGCGGCACGCCCCTTGAGGTTTACGCCAACCCGGCCAATACCTTCGTGGCGCAGTTTCTCTCCTCGCCGCCCATTAACCTGGTTTCCTGCATTGTGCGCAGCCGGGCCGGCGAAATCTTCCTGGAGCTGGACGGCGGCCGGCTTATCCGGGTGTCGGATTACGCGCAGCAGCATTATCGCCGCCATGAAGGCAAGCCGGTCACCCTGGGTATCCGGCCGGAGGATTTCCACGCACGCCAGCACGGCGCCCACTGGCAGCCGCTGCCCTTCAACGTCACCGCCGTGGAGGCCCTGGGGGCGGAAAATATCGTCACCGGCACCATCGACAATGTCAGGTTTGTGGTGCGCCTCGACCGCCATACCCTGCCGGCGCCGGGGGAGCGGCTCACCCTGTATATGGATCCCGATCCCCTGCATCTCTTCGACAGCCATACCGGCGATGTCCTGTCGCGTCCGGCATCGCCGCCCTTTATCAATTAA
- a CDS encoding DeoR/GlpR family DNA-binding transcription regulator, which translates to MNANKDVLPVFPDKPERTRLMAQDRQLHIIDTLAREGSVSVTGIAAELDVSDMTIRRDLVELESEGKLVRIHGGAVLPESSLPVAMDREEPSFESRLALHCDAKARIAAAAADIACGYRTVALDVGTTTYLMAERLMERHRLKIFTNSVRIAYRMSSGAPDIYLAGGHMRGDEMSMGGPAAVAQFEPLWFDIAFIGVSGITGSGFYDYSFEDVELKRLYLRRSGFKVVLCDSSKFQRMSLVNITPLPGVDMLITDSAPPPAIALALEAAKIKVVVAPPLSEIG; encoded by the coding sequence ATGAATGCAAACAAAGACGTTCTGCCGGTATTTCCGGACAAACCGGAACGGACCCGGCTAATGGCCCAGGACAGGCAACTGCATATTATTGACACCCTGGCGCGGGAAGGCTCGGTCTCGGTTACCGGCATCGCGGCCGAACTGGACGTCTCGGATATGACCATCCGCCGCGACCTGGTGGAATTGGAATCGGAAGGGAAACTGGTGCGCATCCACGGCGGCGCGGTGCTGCCGGAGAGCAGCCTGCCGGTGGCCATGGATCGCGAAGAACCCAGTTTCGAGTCCCGGCTGGCGCTGCATTGCGACGCCAAAGCCCGTATCGCGGCGGCGGCGGCGGACATCGCCTGCGGCTATCGGACCGTGGCGCTGGATGTGGGCACCACCACTTACCTGATGGCGGAACGGCTGATGGAACGCCACCGCTTGAAGATTTTCACCAATAGCGTGCGCATTGCCTACCGCATGAGCAGCGGCGCGCCGGACATCTATCTGGCGGGGGGACATATGCGCGGCGACGAAATGTCCATGGGCGGCCCGGCCGCCGTCGCCCAGTTCGAACCGCTGTGGTTCGATATTGCCTTTATCGGCGTTTCCGGCATCACCGGCAGCGGGTTTTACGATTACTCCTTTGAAGATGTGGAACTCAAACGGCTCTATCTGCGCCGCTCGGGTTTCAAAGTCGTACTGTGCGACTCCTCAAAATTTCAACGCATGTCCCTGGTGAATATCACCCCCTTGCCGGGCGTGGACATGTTGATAACCGACAGCGCGCCGCCGCCGGCCATCGCCCTCGCGCTGGAAGCGGCAAAGATCAAGGTGGTCGTCGCTCCCCCTTTATCCGAGATCGGCTGA
- a CDS encoding substrate-binding domain-containing protein, with amino-acid sequence MKKAFMSLLLALATVTVSAHAADKIKVGFANRTLNGAFFNGLTEYMKIHAKERGYDLITTDARGDLNKQISDVEDMISQGINYLVLNPQDPEAGMRITQIANRAGIPTVILDSDISLDAPVITRVQANNAKDNIEIGEYAVQQFGDKPMNCVIISGNQGNLVGEARRTNFVRGVMEAQLRKYNHTSLTVVSQGWGNWDQQGAQKAMEDIIVAQGNKINCVYSEMDDMALGAILSLKAANKLQDVKVYAHDGYKKGLEAIERGDLQATAANNPNTLTDTALGVIAKYSAGNKDFPDYVYTPTIMINKDNVKQVYDPKSLF; translated from the coding sequence ATGAAAAAAGCATTCATGAGTCTTCTGTTGGCTTTGGCAACGGTGACGGTATCGGCTCACGCCGCGGATAAAATCAAGGTGGGCTTTGCCAACCGGACCCTGAACGGCGCCTTTTTTAACGGCCTGACTGAATATATGAAGATTCACGCCAAAGAGCGCGGATATGATTTGATCACCACCGATGCCCGCGGCGATCTGAATAAACAAATCTCTGACGTGGAGGATATGATTTCCCAGGGGATCAATTACCTGGTGCTGAATCCGCAGGATCCGGAAGCCGGCATGCGCATTACGCAAATCGCCAACCGCGCAGGCATCCCCACCGTTATCCTGGACAGCGATATCTCCCTGGACGCGCCGGTGATTACCCGGGTGCAGGCCAATAATGCCAAAGACAATATCGAAATTGGCGAGTATGCGGTGCAGCAATTCGGCGACAAACCGATGAACTGCGTCATCATCAGCGGCAATCAGGGCAATCTGGTGGGAGAAGCCCGCCGCACCAATTTCGTCCGCGGCGTTATGGAAGCTCAGCTGCGCAAATATAACCATACCAGCCTGACCGTCGTCAGTCAGGGCTGGGGCAACTGGGATCAGCAGGGCGCCCAGAAAGCCATGGAAGATATCATTGTCGCCCAAGGCAACAAGATCAACTGCGTCTACAGCGAAATGGACGATATGGCCCTGGGCGCCATACTCTCCCTCAAGGCCGCCAATAAACTGCAGGACGTGAAAGTCTATGCCCATGACGGTTATAAAAAGGGCCTGGAAGCCATTGAACGCGGCGATTTGCAGGCCACCGCCGCCAATAACCCCAATACCCTGACCGATACCGCCCTGGGGGTTATCGCCAAATATTCCGCCGGCAATAAAGACTTCCCGGACTATGTCTATACCCCCACCATCATGATTAACAAAGATAACGTGAAACAAGTCTACGATCCCAAGTCGCTTTTCTGA
- a CDS encoding sugar ABC transporter ATP-binding protein has translation MDQYAVVINNVKKSFGGVHALKNIDLKVKHGTIHAIVGENGAGKSTLMKILSGIYIKDSGTIAINGKEVHFTSPKQSRENNIGIIYQELALSPDLTVAENIFLGDLGFGGHFVNWKKMNQRAGRVLSNLGFQIPPTARLGSLSVAYQQMVEIAKSLARDVKILILDEPSAVLSSREIDILFSQLKLLKGQGVTILYISHRLDEIFAIADAITVIKDGETVTDLDPKTCTEDDIISSMVGRKFENLYPKKNTPGEEVILEVRGMSTKSLLNDINLTARKGEIVGLAGLVGSGRTEISRCLFGLDRMSSGNVIKNGKEIVIKHPADAMRQGIGLVPENRKEQGAILSRPIRENMTLSSLKRVCYKLGIINYRHEKSFSEQSRKRLAIKLGSIEDPISSLSGGNQQKVVIAKWLNTDCDLLILDEPTRGVDVGAKVEIYNVIHELAQKGYAIIVISSEMIEVISLAHRVYVMSEGSITTELQGAQITEENIMRFAIPKRALA, from the coding sequence ATGGACCAGTATGCGGTCGTTATCAATAATGTGAAAAAAAGTTTCGGCGGCGTCCATGCGCTGAAAAATATTGATCTGAAGGTGAAGCATGGCACTATTCATGCCATCGTGGGGGAAAACGGCGCCGGTAAATCGACGCTGATGAAAATACTGTCCGGAATCTATATCAAGGACAGCGGGACCATCGCCATCAATGGCAAAGAAGTCCACTTCACGTCGCCGAAGCAAAGCCGGGAAAACAACATCGGCATTATCTATCAGGAACTGGCGCTCTCGCCGGATCTGACCGTGGCGGAAAATATCTTCCTCGGCGATCTGGGGTTCGGCGGCCACTTTGTCAATTGGAAAAAAATGAACCAGAGAGCCGGCCGGGTACTGTCGAATCTGGGTTTCCAAATACCGCCCACTGCCCGTCTCGGCAGTTTGAGCGTGGCGTATCAGCAAATGGTGGAAATCGCCAAATCCCTGGCCAGGGATGTCAAGATACTGATTCTGGACGAACCCTCGGCGGTATTATCCAGCCGGGAAATCGATATTTTATTCAGCCAGCTGAAATTGCTCAAGGGCCAAGGCGTCACCATTCTTTATATTTCCCACCGGCTCGATGAGATATTTGCCATCGCCGATGCGATTACCGTGATTAAAGACGGCGAAACGGTTACCGATCTGGATCCTAAAACCTGCACGGAAGATGACATTATCTCCAGCATGGTGGGGCGTAAATTTGAAAATCTTTATCCGAAAAAAAACACTCCTGGAGAAGAGGTGATCCTGGAAGTCCGGGGCATGTCCACCAAGTCATTGCTTAATGATATCAACCTTACCGCCAGAAAAGGTGAAATCGTCGGCCTGGCGGGATTGGTAGGGTCCGGCCGTACGGAAATATCGCGCTGTCTGTTCGGCCTCGATCGGATGAGCAGCGGCAATGTGATTAAAAACGGCAAGGAAATCGTTATCAAACATCCTGCCGACGCCATGCGGCAAGGCATCGGCTTGGTACCGGAGAACAGGAAAGAGCAGGGGGCGATATTATCCCGTCCCATTCGGGAAAATATGACGCTGTCCAGTTTGAAACGCGTCTGTTATAAGCTTGGAATAATCAATTACCGCCATGAAAAATCCTTCAGCGAACAATCCCGAAAACGGCTGGCGATTAAATTGGGATCCATCGAAGATCCTATATCCAGTCTCAGCGGCGGCAACCAGCAAAAAGTGGTTATCGCTAAATGGCTGAATACTGATTGTGATTTGCTGATTCTTGATGAGCCAACCCGTGGGGTCGATGTCGGCGCCAAGGTGGAAATTTATAACGTCATTCATGAATTAGCGCAAAAGGGCTATGCCATTATTGTTATTTCTTCCGAAATGATTGAGGTTATTTCCCTCGCCCATCGGGTCTATGTCATGAGCGAAGGATCCATAACCACCGAATTGCAGGGCGCTCAAATCACCGAAGAAAACATCATGAGATTCGCCATACCTAAACGTGCTTTAGCGTAA
- a CDS encoding BtpA/SgcQ family protein, which translates to MIFEFLGNKKKAVIAMAHIGALPGSPLYDADGGIDKLIEGVLADVEKLQAGGVDAVMFGNENDRPYVFNAAPEGVAAMAAVVQAVKPSLKVPFGVNYLWDPKASVAIGAATGASFVREIFTGVFASDMGIWQPDCATASRLRHNLGRDDMKLLFNINAEFAHSLDSRPIELRARSAVFSSLADAILVSGPITGEAADQSHLRKVCEAVTDVPVFANTGTKIDNVREVLSLASGVIIGTHFKVDGYTWNAVDGDRVKRFMDVVETLR; encoded by the coding sequence ATGATTTTTGAATTTTTGGGTAATAAAAAGAAAGCCGTTATCGCCATGGCCCATATCGGCGCTCTGCCGGGATCGCCGCTTTATGATGCCGACGGCGGCATCGACAAGCTGATTGAAGGCGTGCTGGCGGATGTGGAAAAACTGCAGGCGGGGGGCGTGGATGCCGTCATGTTCGGCAATGAGAACGATCGCCCCTATGTCTTCAACGCCGCGCCGGAGGGCGTTGCCGCCATGGCGGCGGTGGTGCAGGCGGTGAAACCGTCGCTGAAGGTTCCGTTCGGCGTTAATTACCTGTGGGATCCGAAAGCCAGCGTCGCCATCGGCGCCGCCACCGGCGCCAGCTTTGTGCGGGAAATCTTTACCGGCGTGTTCGCTTCCGATATGGGTATCTGGCAGCCCGACTGCGCCACCGCCTCCCGCCTGCGGCATAATCTCGGCCGCGACGATATGAAACTGCTGTTCAATATCAACGCCGAATTTGCCCACTCCCTGGACAGTCGGCCGATAGAACTGCGGGCCCGCAGCGCGGTATTTTCTTCCCTGGCGGACGCGATTCTGGTCTCCGGCCCGATTACCGGCGAAGCGGCGGACCAATCCCATCTGCGTAAAGTCTGTGAAGCGGTAACCGACGTGCCGGTGTTCGCCAATACCGGCACTAAAATCGATAATGTGCGCGAGGTGTTAAGCCTGGCCAGCGGCGTCATTATCGGCACCCATTTCAAGGTGGACGGTTATACCTGGAATGCGGTGGACGGCGATCGGGTGAAACGCTTTATGGACGTGGTGGAAACCCTGCGTTAA
- a CDS encoding carbohydrate ABC transporter permease, translating into MLRKITLHLGLIIACLVVILPPLWALRTSLVPESLSYSTAVFPDWTWGNYRGLLEQNDFLTHYGNSLIVSFCSVILAMPFAAATGYAFARFRTGGSGARFIMLATQMLPAVALVLPAFALLRTLGLTNSLLGLTLVYAALNLPFLTWILMGFFEGIPVDLEWAAMTDGATAWGAFRHIVLPVSLPGLAAAAVLGFILSWNEFLFALVLSGPQTSTIPVALAALQTSNGVQIGKVSAGVVLAILPLIIASHFIQRFIVKGLTFGSVK; encoded by the coding sequence ATGTTACGTAAAATCACTCTGCACCTGGGCCTGATAATCGCTTGCCTGGTGGTGATCCTGCCGCCGCTTTGGGCCCTGCGCACCAGCCTGGTGCCGGAGTCCCTCTCTTACAGCACGGCGGTTTTTCCCGACTGGACCTGGGGGAATTACCGAGGCCTGCTGGAGCAGAATGATTTTCTCACCCATTACGGCAATAGCCTGATCGTCTCGTTTTGTTCGGTGATTCTGGCGATGCCGTTTGCCGCCGCCACCGGCTACGCGTTCGCCCGCTTTCGAACCGGCGGCAGCGGGGCGCGCTTTATCATGTTGGCTACCCAGATGCTGCCGGCGGTGGCGCTGGTGCTGCCGGCGTTCGCGCTGCTGCGCACCCTTGGTCTAACCAATTCCCTGCTGGGGTTGACGCTGGTGTATGCGGCGCTGAACCTGCCGTTCCTCACCTGGATCCTGATGGGATTCTTCGAGGGCATTCCGGTGGATTTGGAGTGGGCGGCCATGACCGACGGCGCCACGGCCTGGGGCGCGTTCCGCCATATCGTCCTGCCTGTTTCCCTGCCCGGACTGGCCGCCGCCGCGGTGCTGGGTTTTATCCTCTCATGGAACGAGTTTTTATTCGCTCTGGTGCTGAGCGGGCCGCAAACCTCCACCATTCCGGTGGCGCTGGCGGCCTTGCAAACCTCTAACGGCGTACAGATAGGCAAAGTCTCGGCGGGGGTGGTACTGGCCATATTGCCGCTGATTATCGCGTCGCATTTTATCCAGCGTTTTATCGTCAAGGGCCTGACCTTCGGCAGCGTTAAGTAG